From the genome of Macaca thibetana thibetana isolate TM-01 chromosome 8, ASM2454274v1, whole genome shotgun sequence:
ATAATAGGCAAGAAGTGgaaatccaaatgcccatcagctgattcatggataaataaaatgtggtatagccataTAATGGAATgctaaagtactgatacatgtaacaacataaatgaaccttgaaaacatgaggTTGTCAGAGGCCAGtcataaaagaccacatattatatgattccatttatataaatgtcCATAAATAGGCAATAAGataaacagaaagtagattaccAGTTGCCTAAGTGTTGGAGATTGGCTTTAGGAGAAAATGGGAGCCAGGCAGGCAGATAcaactccagctactcaggaggctgagagaggaggagggcttgaggccaggagctgaaggctgcagtgagctatgacgaCGCCAATGCATTgaagcctgggcaagagtgagaccttgtctctaaaaaacaaaatgagccgtgcgcggtggctcacgcctataatcccagcactttggaaggctgaggaaggtggattacctgaggtcagcagttcaagacagcctggccaacgtggtgaaaccccatcactactaaaaacacaaaaattagccgggcgtggtggctcatgcctgtaatcccaggtacttgggagtctgaggcacgagaatcgcttgagcctggcaggcagaggttccagtgagccaagatcacaccactgcactccagtctgggcaacagagcagcactcatctcaaaaaaaaaaaaaaaaaagtttcttcccCAATCTCCAGAACTATAGCTCCCTACAGAGTGCCACTGGTGACCAActggttcttcttcttcttttttgagacagtctcactgtcgcccagtgggctggagtgcagtggcgcgatctcggctcactgcaagctccgcctcccaggttcacaccattctcctgcctcagcctccagagtagctgtgactacaggcacccgccaccaagcccagataattttttatatttttagtagagacggggtttcaccacgttagccaggatggtcttgatcttctgacctcgtgatccacctgcctcggcctcccaaagtgctgggattacaggcgtgagccaccacgccgagccGCCAACTGCAGTTCTTGAACCTACATCAACCTCAACCCAGAGGCCAGCGGGCAGGAGGGCCTGGTGGGAAGGCGGGTATCCATGTCTTTACCTGAAGTGCTCAGAATAAGGCAAAGGTACTGAAAAGACTCAACAAGAGTGGCATCAGGACAACTAGTTACAGGATGAATGTTGATATTGGTATGTAAATTCAAAGAAGTGACATTAAAATTCCAAGCCCTTTAACAAGTGTGCTTAAAAAAGTACTAAAATACTTCTTACACAGGTATGCATTCATTCTTTTCTGGTCCTGTTTTAATCCATCATTTTTATACCAGTCCAtacaaatgaaaagaattttggaaataattcattttttattcaaatataacTACATTTAACAATCAAGGTCATGTGGCTTAGAAACCCAAGCTTGGTTTTAGACTCAGACAGATGGTTCATTGTCAGCAGCCATTAAAACAATGTTCTTGAATTAGACCAGATGAAGAGAAGGGACAAAAGCATGTTTTCAAGTACATATTAAATTTCATTCAATAATAGTATGTCTTCATACAACTACCGTGAATTAAACAAATGATTCTAAAAGGCAGTGGGCATAAGGAGGGTTGCTTCACAATCTACCCCAGTCACCACACTGAATAAGTATTGTGTTTATATCATAAAGTGAGGTTCTAGTCTCATCAGTGTTGAGTTCACCTGATGAACCCCGACCCCTTTCCCTACCCAACTCATCCTGCAAAtagaaattctacttctaaaGGAATCCATTTGTCTTTCTTCCCATTACTGTGGTTCAAAAACTGATACTACAGCTACCCAATATTTAAGGATTTTAATCACAGAATCCTGTAACTAAGCCTTTCTTTAAAGAAAGACAACCAGTTCTTTTTTATgccatttatttagaaaaaccccTTTGTCCCTAGTGAATGTACTAACCTTATTTAAACAAAGATAAGTGAGGGAAGTAAGAACTGATTTGAGGAATGAGCCTGGGATCTGAGGCCCACCACACATTCCTTACCTTCAACTTACCTTTCCAGTCTTCTCCCACCACTGCTCCACCCACCTGAGATTTTATGTGGAACAAGCTACAGGATACTCTCTGAATGTGGTTCCAGCTTCCCTTGCCTCACACTCTTGCTCATAGCATTTCCTTTACTTGGAAACATTGCCTTCATCTCAGCCCCATTCAGTCTTTACTTGTTCACATCATACTCTTCTTTCAAAACTCAGTGGAAAAGTTCGATTTCTCATGTAGCCTTACCTAACTCCATGCCTCGAGAAAATCATGCAAACTCATGCCACAGCACAGCCAGCAGCAACATACCATCGGCATGGCACTGACAGCAAGCAAAAAGGACACGGGGTGACTTCACTGTCTCCACTTGAAGAACTTAAGGTCTGTCTGGGTGAGGGGTGTACAGTCTTAAATATTACAGCGATCATTTATTAGAAATATTCATCTGCTTCTAAGttatataaatacttttaatGCAAACATTCAATAGGGCATCTTTCCCATTGCTCTCAAGATTTCATCTCTTTCTGCTGCCGTAGGCATACATGGCTTCACTCCGTTCCGTCTTCTCTGCATCATGATAGAATGCTGTGTAcaggcattaaaataaaaaagaagaaaccaaaatcAGTCATGTATTAAATGCTAATCATTTGCCAGTAATTTGCTATTGCTTCCTCAAACAGGAAATTCTAAAaaccaagtttaaaaaaaaaacccaaaacctaaTTATAGGACTCCAGATAAacgtttttaaattattaacaattAAATAGAAGTAGTCATTCCCACAGGAATACATTAACAGCAATTGGGATGGGAATATACAAAGTACAAAAGTATATACAGTCCATCAAGAAGAGCTACTGAATAATCGTGAAATAAAACCAACAGTGCGTTTagcaaagggaaaggaaatagcTGGATTCAGTGGTTCAAGGAAACAGAAATTATATACcaatgttttcagaaaaatgGAGCATTTTAACTACCATGGATggcagtgagaaagaaaaaggcagaaatggaAGTCTAACATGATGTGTTATGACAAGGGAAGTGAAACATTCTGTTCATCTCCAGGAAAACTAAATTTATAACAAAGACATTGTTTTAGGGCTGCAGATACTTAAATGCCTAGGAAGACCCACCTATATTAAAACTGCATTCTTATAGCTTAGAGGATGAGGAGGCAGCTAACGAGAGCTCTCAAGGATCTTTCAGGGCTAAAGCAGCAGAGGATAAAGTTGAAAAGTTAAGTTTCCCTACAGCCATCAGTGGGAAAAGATTGTGGGTACTGACTAATTTTAGGCGTCAGTTTCAAGCCTAGGAGATGGGTTTTAACACAAAGTTAACCAATCTAGGCTTACCCAGAATTTCCGGCAGTTTTTATACTTCAAGAAGTAAGTGGAACACCTTTCCTTGTCATAGTTATTTTCATCCAGACATCTGGTGGAAGCATCAGATTCCTTACAGACATAAGAGAGGCATCATTTAAAAGGTAGAATAGGATCTaaaagcaaacagacaaaaaaataaacaagctgCTTCCCTAGAAGCAAATAACGTGAAATAGTTCATTTGTGTTCATTTTGACGGGTAGACTCTAATAAAAACTGGACAATCTCGCCAACTATCCCAGTATGCACTCTGCTTAGGCTAACACCTTCCTTTTTATAATCTGGGCCCGTTTTCTGAATATGTGATCACAGGAATTTGAGCCAAATAACTGTGATTAATTAATCCAGTAACCATTTTagtaagaaactgaggcaaggtGCAATGTGTTAAATGACTACTGCACAGCTAGAATCAGAATCCATCTCCTGACTCACAGTACATCTCTCCTGCTTTTCCAGATTTTCATTTTGGCTTGAATGTTTGATCATAACGTTGGTTTCAAGATTCCAAGTAAATCACTAATAACTGGTCTACATCAAGACAACCTAAATTAACACCATTTATCTCAATGCATTTTTGGCTACCATTTACTCCATTATACGAATACACTATTATATAAGCAATTTTAATAGATATTACTTCAAAACCAAACAGGCTATAAATTCAAAGGAAAGTAGGTGCCACATGGGGATTAAATTTAAGCTGTGTGAACTGGAAGTACATTGAATAACTTAAAAGTGAAAGGTATGATTCTGTGAAGTCATCTAAAGCAGGGATCCCCAAACCCCGGGCCACAAAGTCGTACTGGTCTGTGGTCTGTTAGGAATCCCGCCAGACAGCAGGAGATGAGCAGTGGGCGAGTGAGCcttaccacctgagctcccctTCCTGTCACGTCAGTGggagcattagattctcacaggagcatgaactctattgtgaactgcatgtctgtgagggatctaggttgcaagctccttatgagaatctaacgcctgTTGACGCCCACCCCCTTCCCCGTCCgtggaaaaaattgtcttccacaaaaccagtccttGGTGcccaaaaggttggggaccacagATCTAAAGGAAAGCTTTAGCTATATGGGTAGATAGTTTGCAACACATATCTAAGAAACATGTTCTACCTAAACAGAACAAAGCCGAATTTCTAtgccaaatatttaatgaatgtatatatttggaaaatgCGTATCACTAAACAGTATAATTTTCATGGGACCAGTTATGATAACTACATTATTCAAAGGTAGCAAAACCACAAGTAAGTATTGCAAATCATACCAAATAAATGCCAATAAAAGCCTACTCTTAAGACATTTTGTTTATGAGATACCTTTGTGAAAACCTTTAAGCTTTAAATAGGCTAATTCTATTATCAGCCCATTACTCTCAGCCAGGTTGTCAAGGACATGATGCTATTATTACTAGTGAAACAATAAATGTCAGTGacagtttaaaaatatcataCCTTCCAGTTTTCCATGTTTGGACTAAACATTCTCAGTGTTACATTTTCCTGTGTAGTTTTACAGTGACAACCAAATGCTTGCATATTATACAAATAAGGAAAACTAAAGAACACATGAATGTTACAGAAATTATAAACATCTAAAAATGCTCTAGTTAAAAAGGATATGCTGGCCAgcaatattttttgtagagaaataaCTTTATTCAACAACTGCAGAAAACAAAGGCCCACAAAACTAAAAGCAGCCTGTTTTTCCAACGTAACACTCATGAAAATTAAAGCAAACCATCCTACCGACAAGCAAGGATTTATGTCAGGATCTCTCAGCCTCCCTGTTACCACGGGCATCCTGACAGTCTTCTTACTGAGGGTagacacaaaaaaataattatgcagatgacagaaaataaatcaatacatcTCAACAGCCCTAAAAGTACCTGAAATTTTGATTTTGGCATAATGATCACCTAGTGAGGAACTTCGTGTATTCTCTGTATTTTGTGAATAAAAACTTGAacgtggctgggtgcggtggctcacgcctgtaatcccagcactttgggaggctgaggcgggtggatcacgaggtcaggagatcgagaccagcctggctaacatggtgaaaccccgtctctactaaatatacaaaaaatgagccaggcatggtggtgggcgcctgtagtcccagctactcgggaggctgaggcagaagaatggtgtgaacctgggaggcagagcttgcagtgagccaagatcgcgccactgcactccagcctgggtgagagcgagactccatctcaaaaaaaaaaaaaaaaaaaaaaaaaaaaaacttgaacgTGTTTTTCCTTTGTATGGCCATGCCTCAACACAAAGGCCATATATTGGACTGAAATGCATCTACGGCCTGGGTGTGGTGTCacctgcctgtaattcctgcactttgggaagctaggGCTGAAGGGCTGCTTAAGCTCAGCAGTTCGAGATCAACCTAGGcgacacagagaaaccccatttctaccaaaaatacaaaattagcctggtgtcgtgccgtgtgcctgtggtcccagctacttgcaaggctaaggtggaaggatcactatAGCCCacgaagtcaaggctgcagtcaacTGTGATtgcatcagtgcactccagcctgggtgacagagagactgtctcaaaaaaacaaaaaagaaagatagttCAATTATAATTCAGTTGTGGTTTACTCTTATTCTTAAGCAACCAAATGCACTAATAAAACCTAAGAATACAGTATGCATTCCAACAATTACTTCCTTATTTTACAGCAATTAGCATACAAAATAAGAATGGAATTCAGTACAGTCCAACTTTAGCACAAACATTCATCAACTGAAGTACCAGAGTGCCTATTTTATGGCCAATAGTAGGGTAACCAACACACCAAAAAGCCAAGTTATTGCTTAGTTGACATTATGAAAAGTTatactgtttaaaaaacaaaagagtagaAATTTTACTTCCAGTGGCATCTTCTTTTTAACTGATTGCTTCCCTcggttgcaggaagtcagggaatGCTACTGTGCTTCTGTAATCTTCCAATTCAATTCCTAGAGAAACAGCTTTGCAAAAGCtggggaggccgagtcgggcggatcacaagatcaggagttcaagaccagcctgaccaacatggtgaaactctgtctctactaaaaatacaaaaattagccgagcttggtggcacgcgcctgtaatcccagctactcaggaggccgaggcaggagaatcgcttgaacctgggaagcagagatcgcagtgagtcgagatcgtgccactgcactccagcccaagcgacagtgggagactccgtcttttaaaaaaaaaaaaaaaaaaaaaaaaaaaaaaaagactcacccAGCCCGGTTCTACTATGGGAAAGACCAGGATGTCCAGGCCAAAGGAGACCAGGCTTTgcaaaaaaatcaatggaaaaggGTTTGGTTATTCTGGTGTCCATTAACTAATCactgaataataattttatgattttcacTGAACAATACAAGAAAATATCCTGCAAACAGTAACATCTTGGCAAAAAAGAAATCGATGCTGTTCAATTATATCTACAAGCTTCTTCCTCtcctgaagataatttttttttttcacgctTGACTTCTTCCTGAGAGATGATAGTAAATAAATTCACAGCTTTCTTTTTTACATCTATCCTATGATGTGAGAACACAGAATTCTTCTTAGCTGTTCATACACTTTAGATTTAATAATCTCAACGAGGATCAGACAACTTTGCATTAAAGTTTCGTGCCTTACGTGAAAGTATCCTACTCTATATTTTATTGTCAGtcagaaattctttaaaaataatacctagGTAACATGACATATAACCAGTTCGAGTTTGGTGCATGAGTTTCTtcacatttcatttccttttccttccggATTCTAAACACAAGGCACTCTAAATTTGGATTTCCGAAAGTCCCCTCCTTTGCATGAGTTCCTCGTGTATTAACTGGAATTGAAGAGGAAATGTCAATTTACAGTGAGAAGCGGGGCTGAAGTGCAACATCAAGTGCTTGGCTGAAGGGGCCTTATCTATTACTTTTTGAATGTACTAAACAAATGTTACAAGGCTCTACTACTTGCAGAGGATAGCcagaaagaaaaaccaagcaAAGATTTGAAGGAGGGGCCACAAAACCATAGCACATTCGGGTAATAACTCTAAAATCCACTCCACAGGGCAAACTGCTTAATAAAGCAGTTCTTGATTTCCCATCCAGTGGTTCACGTCCCCCCTCTCTAAGTAGCTTTGAAAGGGCAGGGGGATGGAAACGTTTCTGAACACGTTCATGCCCACACGCCCCGGGGTCGGAGCCCGGGCAGGGTCCACGGTTCTGCTAAACCCGGAAGCTGCACACGCCGTGCCGTTAACCCACTGCCAGGTGCAGAGGGTAAGAAGTCAAGGGTGGCCCGCTGGAGGTGGGCGGGCAGGGCGAGGAGAAACATGGGGCGAACCCGAGGCCTCGCCGTCTTCCGCGGTGTAGCCCGCCAGCGTCTGATCCTGGACAGTGCGCACAGGTGAACACACCTTGCTGTGCCCTGAGACCGTGCCGAGAGAGGCAAGGGGCGAGGAAAACGCAGGGAACTGGGGGTGGGGCCGGCAACTGCGCTTCAGAGGCTACAGAGAAGGAGAGTGGAAGAAGAGCTGGGGTTGCCCGGACTAGGCAGGGGTCATCTTCCTCGCCCCCGGAGCGAACAGACCGCTGTGGCAGGAGGAAGAGCAACGGGAAGAGGTTCGCGCTGCGGCGAAACCTGGCGGCAGCGCCTCCGCGCCGCAGAAGTGGATTCGGGCCCCGCTGCGGCCCAAGGGCACCCCTCTCTTCCCGCTTTTCTGCGGCCGCCTGGGAAGTAGGGCGGGGGACCACTCACCTCGGGCCTCCGCTTCGCCAGCACCCAGGCCGTCTCCAGCTCCAAACACGTCAATGGCTCACGCAGCAGGACCTTAAGTAGCGCGCATCCGAACTTGCTGCCCCCGCTCCCCGGCGGCAGCCCGCCCAATCGGCGCGCGCCGCCGCGAGACTGACAGCCGCGCGGGGCCCTGGGCCGCAGGGGCAGGCGGGCCTCGCCCCGCCCCCGCCTGGCGAAAGGAGGGCCGAGGCGGGAGGagtgggcggggcggggcgcgcgaCCCCGCCCCCTCTCCCCCGCCCCACCGCACCTCCCAGCCGCGGCCCGTCTCTTAACACTTCGCCTTGACGGGCGGCGCCGCGGCCCAATGGGTGGGTCGGCTCCCGCCAGCGGCGGCGCCGAGTGGACGGCTCCCGGGCGGAGCGCGCGCGGggggcgggcgcagtggcgggcgggGGTTGGGGGCGGTCCGATGGGAGGCGGGGGCGGTGGCCGAACAGGCAGGGGGAGGCGGCGGTGGGCGCGAcgtcggcggcggcggcggcggcggcggcggcggcagctgcAAGTTGGGCTGCAGGGGCAGCGCATACACTACAATGGCTGCTGGAAAGAGGCGTAAGGAAACAATTTCCAGGCCCGCCGCGTCCAGCCcgaaatatgagaaaaaaattattagaaattccGCGGGCGGTGTAGAGGCGGCGGACGGGCCGGAGGGAGGATGTTAAAGCCCCGCGGTGAGTTCTCCGGGGGTCCGGGGCGGCGGCGAGGCGTTTAGCGGGAGAAATATCAGGGTTATTTAAATTATGGGACTAGCCGAGGGGGCAGAGGAGCAGCGGCGGCGGCAGGAGGAGGAAAAGTTTGTGCTACTCTCAGCCCCTGCTCAGGAccccagagagaaaaataataataaaaaataaaataaaataattacgcGGGGCTGCGAGGACTCCCGAAGTCGCTTCTGACAGGGCAGGGGGCGATGCGGCTGGGGACCCGAAGGTGAGGtcggtgggaaaaaaaaaaaaccctttattcAGGGTCTGGAAAGTTTGAAAagttttcctcctcctcctcctcctcctctctggtgCTGTGAATATTGTGACAGCGGCAGCGGCAGCAGCGAGAGCGGAAGACATTAGAGACCcgaaaaataagggaaaaattaatataaattcagTTTTGAGGGTAAACTCTCCGCATTTTCCACCAAAACATCCCGGGGGAAGGTCGCTTCCCAAAGGGCCTGGCGGAAACCCGCAGTCGGCAATATTTGGGGGGCACTTTGAGTGACTTGGGGTAACTTTGCCCCTTTTTCAaaagaggtttttcttttctggagaaatgaatttgtttttgcCCTTTCCTCAGGTGGGCAAGCCGGGGTCGGGGTGCGGGGTCTGCAGGGAGGTGTGAGCCTGGGGTGTGTGGCTGCGAgggggggtagggggagggggtgCTAAATGAAAGCAGGAGATCGGCACAGAGCAGGGACAGCTTGTTGTCAGTATCATAAACAACCAAAATGGAGGGAGAACTCAGGCAtataaccaaataaaaatttttaaaaaatcgcaAAAAATCCCTAAAAATCCGGGATGCTCCCCCTTTTCTCGCTAAAGGTAAAAGTATGTACCGCCTTTCCCCTGAAGTCCATTTTGACTTTGCAGGGACCAAggagttaatatttatttattttttaaaactttcgaAGGGCAAAAGCCTTTTATAACTCAACCGACAATGAGAAAACGTGAAAATCCGATGCAAGAGAAGCAGGGGGAGCGAGGGGGGAGGTGGTAGTGCAGAAACTGCTAAACTTATTGGTAATGTGGACTGATCTGAGATAAGATAAACActatatttgctattttataaCTCTCTTTTAATGATCTTTGCGGGGTTTTTTTGGGTGGAAAAAAAAGTGATGCCATTTTCTTAATAGAGTTAATATGTGTGATTGGAAGAATAAACCTTTCCGGCTTTAGATTGCATTTTCGTCGCATTTATGCTTCAGGTTTTGTTAGTGGCTCCCTCCTTTCTTTAAACTGGGCTCTGCAAAGGAGGGATAGAGAGGTGATGGTGCTCagagaggctggagtgcaaggctGGAGTACCTTTTGGGGAGGGGTGTGGAGTTGCTTGGTTTCCCCCTTCCTGACACGTTTGCTTCACCTGTTCATCCTTCCTGAAGAATGTTAAGCTGAGGTTTTCtggttttatgtatataaaaggaTGATGTCTCTTGCATCACATTGATGTTAATGGGAAAGTGCTGCTGATGTTGGTTCCACGTGGGATATGGGACAGAGCAGGGCATTTTAAAGGGACAGCTTCTCTTTTCCTATGGTTTTCATCACCTACACAGAATCACTGTCTGAGGACCAAAAGCAGAGGTGCTAGGAGGGTGTGGTGATGGAAGATCCTTCCCTTTCTGTTACTCCAGTGCACCCACCCATAGGAGTGATGGAGGGACAGGAGGGATAAACAGCCTCAACTGAAGATGGATATGTGTATAGTTTGTATCCAAGCTGTTCTTTTGTGTAACAAGCCCTCCCAGGAACTTTTCATGTTACATTGCTTTGCTTTGGAAGCTGATTTTGGAAGGAATTGTGGAAAAATGGAAATAGTTTAAGGTGTGTGGTGTAATGGTATAGCATATTGAACAGTTATGAATTCTGTGCAGTGAGATCAAAGAGCTGTGTATGCCCATAATGTGATTTTACAGCCATTTTGTAAAAGCTGTAAAATACCTAATATTCAATTTTGCTTAAGGTACATTGAGGACTTCTGGTTGAAAATTACAGAGTGGTTAAGATTCTTTTAATATTGTAAGCAGTAGGCATTTCTTTAGGGGGAAGGAAAGTACACACACCAACACCATGGAAAAGTTTACACATCCATATTTAAAGTCCATCCTATACATGGGCTGTAACTTTGCGCCTTTGaaatgaaaagatttaaaaaatcctgAGCCCTATGAGTTTTCATCTTCTGCGTTgaatttatttgtgttatttaacAGAAAGTGTTTACTGACCATAAACTACTATCGGCTCTTATGTTTTAGATTTCCAcgatattttccaaatttaaaatatgcaaattgtTAGCTGTACTATAATGGGGATTAAGGTTAATCTTCAGTAGAAATTACTTGTGTTCCATTTTCCACAGGTATATGGAGTTTCTGAAATAAATCCTTATTTCCTCTTGTTTTTATGATTTATAGACATGGATTAAAGTTAGAGCTGAATTTTTAGACTTCTTATATAGAATGTTTTTTCTTGCCATACTGTATAAAcaagttattatttttgtagtcCATTATATGTTAACTTGTGTTTACAACTGAGTTCTTCCAACTTTCTGTAAATACCTCCATAACAACATCACATCGGTAACGTGTTTGAGTACATCATCTTGTGGTTTCTGATTTTGGAAGCAATTACAACTTTCTAAGaactcattaaaaaattaatctcatcACCCACAGTTAAATCAAAATTGATTGGAAAAGGATTAAGCTATCAATAGAGAAGGGAAACTCCTCCCTGCCCAATGATCTTCTGTCCGGAGGTTTCAGAATGCCATTAAGACTTACAAAGCCTTTTCAGTTTATCTTACGTTTTCATTGTATTTTGGCTCAAGACAGTTACATTGACTATAAGTAGTCAGAATTATGCTGTGCATTTAAAGTAAATGAGACTTAGATCTTGAATAATTGCCACTTTGACAAACCAGATGCTAATATCAATAAATtcaatctctataaaaaaatgaaggaattcaAGTTATATTAGATCATCGTGTTATTCAGGTTGTTTGGACACTTTGTGATTGGTTTATTGTCAATCTAAATAAAAGTGCTagtattgtgattttttttcttcctctcatatAGGGTGGTGTAAAACTTTCTTCATGTTTGTATTTGATGCAACTAGCTACTTGTCTGATTTAGAAAATGCACTCAGAGTGCACAAATCTAAAATCTGTAATCGCTTAGAGAGTCTTATTTAGATGGGGCACAGCACAATATTTAATTTGAAGTGATTGTACTGAGCTTTTGTGATGCCTTAGAAATACTACCTGTTGAACATCCTTTTCTGAAGCTACTGTTAAATTATACCAACATACAGAAATAATGTAATGATGTTGTGTACTCAAAATCTTTATTTCAGTTGGAATCGGAGAATTCTCATATATTGATAGtcttatttgaaatttatatgCCTAATTTTGCTACTTGAAATTCTACAAAGAATTTAGCTGCTGTAGAAGATTTATAAGTGTGGGCTAATATTGACACATTCTGTATCTGTATATTATtaccaaaatattttagtaaatagtAAGTagatatttataacaaaataaagtAGTGAATTTGCTTTATcagtatagttttaaaatttgaagggTACTATTTGTGTTTTAATAGCATGCACAGGTGGGGgttattccttcatttttaatgtaatccTGGTTGTCAGTATGTACATTTTGGTTTGATATTCTGCAAATTTTCCTTTCTAAGGATTAAATTTGTTGTTTCCTAAATTAAATGTAATGCTCCTGTCCTAAGTGAGATTTGAAAAGCCAGATGactaaaatatatatctatagcTATCTTTGAAGTTTTGTTTCAGTAACCATTTGCCTCTTGAGCTGTGTAGTCCAAATAATTTTATCTaagaatgttttaatattttttctttagaatcatgttctttggaaaattaagatatataaaaaattaccagTTACACACATccccaaggaaaaaaaagttttactgaaGAAATTTACTTACATTGCTtggaatacatattcttttt
Proteins encoded in this window:
- the CHCHD7 gene encoding coiled-coil-helix-coiled-coil-helix domain-containing protein 7 isoform X1 encodes the protein MPVVTGRLRDPDINPCLSESDASTRCLDENNYDKERCSTYFLKYKNCRKFWHSIMMQRRRNGVKPCMPTAAERDEILRAMGKMPY
- the CHCHD7 gene encoding coiled-coil-helix-coiled-coil-helix domain-containing protein 7 isoform X2 gives rise to the protein MPVVTGRLRDPDINPCLSILFYLLNDASLMSVRNLMLPPDVWMKITMTRKGVPLTS